In a genomic window of Salvelinus fontinalis isolate EN_2023a chromosome 7, ASM2944872v1, whole genome shotgun sequence:
- the LOC129860146 gene encoding zinc finger protein 624-like: MASVKLEDCSQTLELNVNIKDEEEEEKIGKSVSHGDHVKTFSTSREQQQEDHRAKRSHHLPHCEIFPILSKLKIHLKIHTGENLNSCTDCGKRFTTSQALKIHQKVHIGEKPYSCSDCGKSFSRLERLKSHQLIHREKPFSCSDCGKCFKTSTEVKVHQRTHTGEKPYFCSACGKSFSRLDTLKVHERVHTGEKPYSCSDCGKCFTTTSDLTVHQRTHTGEKPYFCSDCGKCFKTSTEVKVHQRTHTGEKPYFCYACGKRFSRLDTLKVHERVHTGEKPYSCSNCGKCFTTTSDVTVHQRTHTGEKPYFCSDCGKCFKTSTEVKVHQRTHTGVKPYFCSDCGKRFTTLQALTIHQRVHTGEKPYSCLHCGKSFSRLDKLKSHQLIHIAKPFSCSDCGKCFKTSTEVNVHQRTHTGVKPYFCSACGKRFTTSQALTIHQRVHTGEKPYSCSDCGKSFSRLDKLKSHQLIHIAKPFSCSDCVKCFKTSTELTVHQRTHTGEKPYFCSACGKSFSRLDILKVHERVHTGEKPYSCSDCGKCFTTTAGVTVHQRTHTGEKPYSCSDCGKCFKTSTELTVHQRTHTGVKPYFCSDYGKSFSQLEKLKCPQRIHIDSLTSALTVGRVSDLDTF; this comes from the exons atggcatcagtgaagctggaagactgcagtcaaacactggagctgaatgtcaacattaaagatgaagaagaggaggagaagattgggaaaTCTGTTAGTCATG gagaccatgttaagacattctctacatccagagagcaacagcaggaagatcacagagctaagaggTCTCACCACCTCCCACATTGTGAGATTTTCCCAAttctatcaaagctaaaaatacacctaaaaatacacacaggagagaatctgAATTCCTgtactgactgtgggaagagattcacaacATCACAAGCTCTGAAAATTCATCAGAAAGTGCACATTGGAgaaaagccttactcctgctctgactgtgggaagagtttctcccGATTGGAAAGGTTAAAAAGTCACCAACTAATACACAGAGAGAAGCCattctcctgctctgactgtggcaaatgtttcaaaacatcaactgaggtaaaagttcatcagagaacacacacaggagagaagccttacttctgctctgcctgtggaaagagtttctcccgATTGGATACCTTAAAAGTTCATGAACgtgtacatacaggagagaagccatacTCTTGCTCTGACTGCGGAAAATGCTTCACCACAACATCTGATCTaacagttcatcagagaacacacacaggagagaagccttacttctgctctgactgtggtaagtgcttcaaaacatcaactgaggtaaaagttcatcagagaacacacacaggtgagaagccttacttctgctatGCCTGTGGAAAGAGGTTCTCCCGATTGGATACCTTAAAAGTACATGAACgtgtacatacaggagagaagccatacTCTTGCTCTaactgtggaaaatgcttcaccACAACATCTGATGTaacagttcatcagagaacacacacaggagagaagccttacttctgctctgactgtggtaagtgcttcaaaacatcaactgaggtaaaagttcatcagagaacacacacaggagtgaagccttacttctgctctgactgtgggaagagattcacaacATTGCAAGCTCTGACAATTCATCAGAGAgtgcacactggagagaagccttactcctgcctGCACTGTGGGAAAAGTTTCTCCCGATTGGATAAGTTAAAAAGTCACCAACTAATACACATAGCGAAGCCattctcctgctctgactgtggtaagtgcttcaaaacatcaactgagGTAAatgttcatcagagaacacacacaggagtgaagccttacttctgctctgcctgtgggaagagattcacaacATCACAAGCTCTGACAATTCATCAGAGAgtgcacactggagagaagccttactcctgctctgactgtggaaaaagtTTCTCCCGATTGGATAAGTTAAAAAGTCACCAACTAATACACATAGCGAAGCCattctcctgctctgactgtgttaagtgcttcaaaacatcaactgagctaacagttcatcagagaacacacacaggagagaagccttacttctgctctgcctgtggaaagagtttctcccgATTGGATATCTTAAAAGTACATGAACgtgtacatacaggagagaagccatacTCTTGCTCTGACTGCGGAAAATGCTTCACCACAACAGCTGGTGTaacagttcatcagagaacacacacaggagagaagccttactcctgctctgactgtggtaagtgcttcaaaacatcaactgagctaacagttcatcagagaacacacacaggagtgaagccttacttctgctctgactaTGGGAAGAGTTTCTCCCAATTGGAAAAGTTAAAATGTCCCCAgcgaatacatatagacagtctcacttctgctctgactgtgggaagagtttccgATTTAGATACCTTTTAA